In a genomic window of Meriones unguiculatus strain TT.TT164.6M chromosome 8, Bangor_MerUng_6.1, whole genome shotgun sequence:
- the Tmem141 gene encoding transmembrane protein 141, which produces MVNLGLSRVDDTVAAKHPGLGEYAACQSNAFMKGVFTFVTGTGVTFILQMFIKRKFPYPVQWSFLLSAVVGSVASYRVTRMESQKCSDLWLFLETGQLPKDLSAGHQD; this is translated from the exons ATGGTGAATCTGGGCCTGTCCCGTGTGGATGACACGGTGGCTGCCAAGCACCCG GGACTCGGGGAATATGCTGCGTGCCAGTCAAACGCCTTTATGAAGGGAGTTTTCACCTTTGTCACAG GCACTGGCGTGACTTTCATCCTGCAGATGTTCATTAAGCGGAAGTTTCCATACCCTGTGCAGTGGAGCTTCCTGCTGTCTGCCG TTGTAGGATCTGTGGCCAGCTACAGAGTGACGAGAATGGAGTCTCAGAAGTGCAGCGACCTCTGGCTCTTCCTGGAGACGGGGCAGCTCCCCAAAGACCTGAGCGCAG GTCATCAAGACTAG